A single window of Toxotes jaculatrix isolate fToxJac2 chromosome 4, fToxJac2.pri, whole genome shotgun sequence DNA harbors:
- the mfng gene encoding beta-1,3-N-acetylglucosaminyltransferase manic fringe isoform X1: protein MHKRCIRRRLPVLIFTLFIILYVDFQLRTSNAPKLSVVQDPIICVLCRPVEQAPSAASDAQGSNSSGGNGGHPVTEGAHVTQPKLRQEDIFIAVKTTGRFHRTRLALLLETWISRTKAHTFIFTDAEDEDLSSEGYNMVVTGCQSDHSQQALSCKMSAEYDGFMASDKRWFCHVDDDNYLNPEALHSLLTAFPQEGDIYVGKPSLDKPITAHELLEGNATREVRFWFATGGAGFCLSRRLAEKMAPWASGSRFEQTSATIRLPDDCTVGFIVEKRLGISMVHCPLFHSHLENLLLISQRSIPQQVTLSYGMFENKMNSIEVKGSFSKEDDPSRFKTVHCMLYPFTSWCP from the exons atgcATAAGAGATGCATCCGTCGGAGGTTGCCTGTCTTGATTTTCACCTTATTCATCATTCTCTACGTGGATTTTCAATTACGCACCAGCAACGCGCCCAAACTCTCCGTGGTCCAAGATCCGATCATCTGTGTGCTCTGCCGCCCCGTCGAGCAGGCTCCCTCTGCAGCCAGCGACGCACAGGGCAGCAACAGCAGCGGCGGGAACGGTGGACACCCGGTCACCGAGGGTGCACATGTCACCCAGCCGAAACTGAGGCAGGAGGACATCTTCATCGCTGTGAAGACCACCGGGAGGTTCCACAGGACGCGTCTTGCGCTACTCCTGGAGACGTGGATCTCCAGAACCAAGGCGCAT ACGTTTATTTTCACAGACGCAGAGGATGAGGACTTGAGTTCGGAAG GTTATAACATGGTGGTAACAGGCTGCCAGTCAGATCACAGCCAGCAGGCTCTGTCCTGCAAGATGTCTGCTGAGTACGACGGCTTCATGGCCTCAGACAAGAG GTGGTTTTGTCATGTGGATGATGATAACTATCTGAACCCAGAGGCCCTCCACTCCCTGCTCACAGCCTTCCCCCAGGAAGGCGACATCTATGTGGGCAAACCGAGCCTGGACAAGCCCATCACTGCTCATGAACTTCTGGAGGGCAACGCAACG AGGGAGGTGCGGTTCTGGTTTGCTACAGGAGGAGCAGGTTTCTGTCTGAGTCGGCGGCTGGCGGAGAAAATGGCTCCATGGGCCAG TGGCTCCCGGTTCGAGCAGACTTCGGCCACCATCCGTCTCCCTGACGACTGCACGGTGGGATTCATTGTGGAGAAGAGACTCGGCATCTCCATGGTCCACTGTCCATTATTCCACTCCCACCTGGAAAACCTGCTGCTCATCAGCCAGAGAAGCATCCCGCAACAG gtgaCACTGAGCTATGGGATGTTTGAGAACAAGATGAACAGCATTGAGGTGAAAGGAAGCTTCTCTAAGGAGGACGACCCCTCCAG GTTTAAGACTGTCCACTGCATGTTGTATCCTTTCACCAGCTGGTGTCCTTGA
- the mfng gene encoding beta-1,3-N-acetylglucosaminyltransferase manic fringe isoform X2 → MHPSEVACLDFHLIHHSLRGFSITHQQRAQTLRGPRSDHLCALPPRRAGSLCSQRRTGQQQQRRERWTPGHRGCTCHPAETEAGGHLHRCEDHREVPQDASCATPGDVDLQNQGACYNMVVTGCQSDHSQQALSCKMSAEYDGFMASDKRWFCHVDDDNYLNPEALHSLLTAFPQEGDIYVGKPSLDKPITAHELLEGNATREVRFWFATGGAGFCLSRRLAEKMAPWASGSRFEQTSATIRLPDDCTVGFIVEKRLGISMVHCPLFHSHLENLLLISQRSIPQQVTLSYGMFENKMNSIEVKGSFSKEDDPSRFKTVHCMLYPFTSWCP, encoded by the exons ATGCATCCGTCGGAGGTTGCCTGTCTTGATTTTCACCTTATTCATCATTCTCTACGTGGATTTTCAATTACGCACCAGCAACGCGCCCAAACTCTCCGTGGTCCAAGATCCGATCATCTGTGTGCTCTGCCGCCCCGTCGAGCAGGCTCCCTCTGCAGCCAGCGACGCACAGGGCAGCAACAGCAGCGGCGGGAACGGTGGACACCCGGTCACCGAGGGTGCACATGTCACCCAGCCGAAACTGAGGCAGGAGGACATCTTCATCGCTGTGAAGACCACCGGGAGGTTCCACAGGACGCGTCTTGCGCTACTCCTGGAGACGTGGATCTCCAGAACCAAGGCGCAT GTTATAACATGGTGGTAACAGGCTGCCAGTCAGATCACAGCCAGCAGGCTCTGTCCTGCAAGATGTCTGCTGAGTACGACGGCTTCATGGCCTCAGACAAGAG GTGGTTTTGTCATGTGGATGATGATAACTATCTGAACCCAGAGGCCCTCCACTCCCTGCTCACAGCCTTCCCCCAGGAAGGCGACATCTATGTGGGCAAACCGAGCCTGGACAAGCCCATCACTGCTCATGAACTTCTGGAGGGCAACGCAACG AGGGAGGTGCGGTTCTGGTTTGCTACAGGAGGAGCAGGTTTCTGTCTGAGTCGGCGGCTGGCGGAGAAAATGGCTCCATGGGCCAG TGGCTCCCGGTTCGAGCAGACTTCGGCCACCATCCGTCTCCCTGACGACTGCACGGTGGGATTCATTGTGGAGAAGAGACTCGGCATCTCCATGGTCCACTGTCCATTATTCCACTCCCACCTGGAAAACCTGCTGCTCATCAGCCAGAGAAGCATCCCGCAACAG gtgaCACTGAGCTATGGGATGTTTGAGAACAAGATGAACAGCATTGAGGTGAAAGGAAGCTTCTCTAAGGAGGACGACCCCTCCAG GTTTAAGACTGTCCACTGCATGTTGTATCCTTTCACCAGCTGGTGTCCTTGA